From Bradyrhizobium sp. NDS-1, the proteins below share one genomic window:
- the rseP gene encoding RIP metalloprotease RseP, whose product MIDFFAHSFNTLSHGVLGYAIPFLFVLTIVVFFHELGHFLVARWAGVRVLTFSLGFGPELVGFNDRHGTRWKISAIPLGGYVKFFGDESEASTPSAQTLEAMTTEERAGSFHHKKVGPRAAIVAAGPIANFILGALIFAGMALYYGKPSTIARVDGVVADGAAAAAGFKVGDVVVQIDGKPIESFADMQRIVAMNAGSALAFQVKRDGSIVSLTATPALLERKDPFGNSHRLGVLGIEHKAQAGEASTAPVGVGEALKIGVEQVWFIITSTFKFLGALFVGQGNPNEVSGVLGIAKMSGQAASAGFQFVINLCAVLSVSIGLLNLFPIPLLDGGHLMFYAAEVARGRPLSERTQEMGFRIGLGLVLMLMVFATYNDILRMAAS is encoded by the coding sequence ATGATCGATTTTTTTGCTCATAGTTTCAATACGTTGAGCCATGGGGTCCTGGGCTACGCCATTCCCTTCCTGTTCGTCCTGACAATCGTCGTGTTCTTTCACGAGCTCGGCCACTTTCTGGTCGCGCGCTGGGCGGGCGTTCGCGTGTTAACTTTCTCGCTCGGTTTCGGACCCGAGCTGGTCGGTTTCAATGACCGCCACGGCACCCGCTGGAAGATCTCGGCCATTCCGCTCGGCGGCTACGTCAAGTTCTTCGGCGACGAGAGCGAGGCATCGACCCCGTCGGCCCAGACGCTCGAGGCCATGACGACCGAGGAGCGCGCCGGCAGCTTCCACCACAAGAAAGTCGGCCCGCGCGCCGCCATCGTCGCGGCCGGCCCGATCGCCAATTTCATTCTGGGTGCGCTGATCTTCGCGGGCATGGCGCTGTACTACGGCAAGCCGAGCACGATCGCGCGCGTTGACGGCGTCGTCGCCGACGGCGCTGCGGCCGCGGCCGGCTTCAAGGTCGGGGACGTCGTTGTTCAGATCGACGGCAAGCCGATCGAGAGCTTTGCGGACATGCAGCGAATCGTTGCGATGAATGCCGGTTCGGCGCTTGCCTTCCAGGTGAAGCGGGACGGTAGCATCGTCTCGCTGACGGCCACCCCGGCGCTGCTCGAGCGCAAGGATCCGTTCGGCAACAGCCACCGGCTCGGTGTGCTCGGCATCGAGCACAAGGCCCAGGCCGGCGAGGCCTCGACCGCGCCGGTCGGCGTCGGCGAGGCGCTCAAGATCGGCGTCGAGCAGGTCTGGTTCATCATCACCAGCACATTCAAGTTCCTGGGAGCGCTGTTCGTTGGTCAGGGCAATCCCAACGAGGTCAGCGGCGTCCTGGGAATCGCGAAGATGTCGGGGCAGGCGGCCAGCGCCGGGTTCCAGTTCGTGATCAATTTGTGCGCAGTGCTGTCGGTGTCGATCGGCCTGTTGAACCTATTCCCGATCCCGCTGCTCGATGGCGGTCACCTTATGTTCTATGCGGCCGAAGTGGCCCGCGGCCGGCCCCTGTCGGAGCGGACTCAGGAGATGGGGTTCCGAATCGGGCTCGGCCTGGTGCTGATGTTGATGGTGTTTGCGACCTACAACGACATCCTGCGGATGGCGGCATCCTGA
- the bamA gene encoding outer membrane protein assembly factor BamA → MKFGLRLRGGLLATLIMFGAPVVAPVGAVFVSSSALAQTVQSISVEGNRRVEVETIRSYFKPGPGGRLDQGAVDDGLKALIETGLFQDVRINRGAGGQIIVSVVENPVIGRIAFEGNKKIKDEQLTAEVQSKARGTFSRAMVQSDTLRIAEIYRRSGRYDVRVTPEIIEQPNNRVDLIFTVEEGVKTGVKSIEFVGNVAFSSYRLRDIIKTRETNLLSFLGSGDVYDPDRVEADRDLIRRFYLKHGFADVQVVAALTEYDPEKKGFNVTFKIEEGFQYRVGAVEFRSSIPNFDPNSMRGYSRVNAGSLYNVESVEKSVEEMQIEASRRGYAFAVVRPGGDRNFEAHTVSVVFNIDEGPRTYIERINLRGNTRTRDYVIRREFDLSEGDAYNRALVDRAERRLKNLDYFKSVKITTEPGSSTDRVILIVDMEEKSTGDFSVSGGYSTTDGALAEVSVAERNLLGRGLFAKAAVTYGQYARGYSLSFVEPYLLDYRVALGLDLYQRQQLSNSYISYGTKTIGFSPRLGFSLREDLALQLRYSIYQQEITLPGYLANCNNDPLSSAFNPSPAYAAANGISLASTNGLGCYNDGEASLPVRKELANGKTLTSALGYTLTYNTLDNNKNPTDGLLVDFRQDFAGVGGDVSYLKSVIDAKYYTPLVSDIVGLVRVQSGMLNKIGTDLRMLDHFQMGPNLVRGFAPNGIGPRDLNPFGSQDALGGTKYWGASLELQMPFWFLPKEVGLKGAVYADAGGLYDYKGPTSWTTTNEVNAPGCIPSSINPSSTGTCTGLVYDDSKVVRSSVGVGLIWQSPFGPLRFDYAVPLSKGKYDRTQEFRFGGGTTF, encoded by the coding sequence ATGAAGTTTGGACTGCGACTCCGGGGGGGCTTGCTCGCAACCCTGATCATGTTCGGCGCGCCGGTGGTTGCCCCGGTCGGGGCTGTTTTTGTGTCTTCGTCTGCGCTCGCTCAGACCGTTCAGTCGATTTCCGTCGAAGGAAATCGCCGCGTCGAGGTGGAGACGATCCGCTCCTACTTCAAGCCCGGTCCGGGCGGTCGCCTGGATCAAGGCGCCGTCGACGACGGCCTCAAGGCGTTGATCGAGACCGGCCTGTTCCAGGACGTCAGGATCAACCGCGGCGCCGGTGGCCAGATCATCGTCTCGGTGGTGGAAAACCCGGTGATCGGCCGGATCGCCTTCGAGGGCAACAAGAAGATCAAGGACGAACAGCTCACCGCTGAAGTCCAGTCCAAGGCGCGCGGCACCTTCTCCCGCGCCATGGTGCAGTCCGACACGCTGCGAATCGCCGAAATCTATCGCCGGTCGGGCCGCTACGACGTGCGCGTCACGCCCGAAATCATCGAGCAGCCGAACAACCGCGTCGATCTCATCTTCACGGTCGAGGAGGGCGTCAAGACCGGCGTCAAATCGATCGAGTTCGTCGGCAACGTTGCGTTCTCGTCCTATCGTCTCAGGGACATCATCAAGACGCGCGAAACGAACCTGCTGAGCTTCCTCGGCAGCGGCGACGTCTATGATCCCGATCGCGTCGAAGCCGACCGCGACCTGATCCGCCGCTTCTATCTCAAGCACGGTTTCGCCGACGTCCAGGTCGTGGCCGCGCTCACCGAATACGATCCCGAGAAGAAGGGCTTCAACGTCACCTTCAAGATCGAGGAAGGCTTTCAGTACCGCGTTGGCGCGGTCGAATTCCGCTCCAGCATTCCGAACTTCGATCCCAACTCGATGCGCGGCTATTCCCGCGTCAATGCCGGCTCTCTCTACAATGTCGAGTCGGTCGAGAAGTCGGTCGAGGAGATGCAGATCGAGGCCTCGCGGCGCGGCTATGCCTTCGCCGTGGTCCGGCCCGGTGGCGACCGCAACTTCGAGGCGCACACCGTCTCCGTCGTGTTCAACATCGACGAGGGCCCGCGCACCTATATCGAGCGCATCAATCTGCGCGGCAACACGCGCACGCGCGACTACGTGATCCGTCGCGAGTTCGACCTCTCCGAGGGCGATGCCTACAACCGCGCGCTGGTCGACCGTGCCGAGCGGCGCCTGAAGAACCTCGACTATTTCAAGAGCGTGAAGATCACGACGGAGCCCGGCTCGTCGACCGACCGCGTGATCCTGATCGTCGACATGGAAGAGAAATCGACCGGCGACTTCTCGGTCTCGGGCGGTTACTCCACGACGGACGGTGCGCTGGCCGAAGTCTCGGTTGCCGAGCGCAATCTGCTCGGCCGCGGCCTGTTCGCCAAGGCGGCCGTGACCTATGGCCAGTACGCACGCGGCTACTCGCTGTCGTTCGTCGAGCCGTATCTGCTCGACTACCGCGTCGCGCTCGGCCTCGACCTCTATCAGCGCCAGCAGCTGTCCAACAGCTACATCTCCTACGGCACCAAGACGATCGGCTTCTCGCCGCGCCTCGGCTTCTCCCTGCGTGAAGATCTGGCGCTGCAGCTGCGCTACTCGATCTACCAGCAGGAAATCACGCTGCCGGGCTATCTGGCGAACTGTAACAACGACCCGCTCTCCTCGGCGTTCAACCCGAGCCCGGCTTACGCCGCTGCCAATGGCATTAGTCTCGCCTCCACCAACGGCCTCGGCTGCTACAACGACGGCGAAGCCTCGCTGCCGGTGCGCAAGGAGCTTGCCAACGGCAAGACCCTGACCTCCGCGCTCGGCTACACGCTGACCTACAACACGCTCGACAACAACAAGAACCCCACCGATGGTCTGCTCGTCGACTTCCGTCAGGATTTCGCCGGCGTCGGCGGCGACGTCTCCTATCTGAAGTCGGTGATCGACGCGAAGTACTATACGCCGCTGGTGTCCGACATCGTCGGCCTCGTCCGCGTGCAGAGCGGCATGCTGAACAAGATCGGCACCGATCTGCGCATGCTCGACCACTTCCAGATGGGTCCGAATCTGGTTCGCGGTTTTGCCCCGAACGGCATCGGCCCGCGCGATCTGAACCCCTTCGGTAGCCAGGACGCGCTCGGCGGCACCAAGTACTGGGGCGCTTCGCTCGAACTGCAGATGCCGTTCTGGTTCCTGCCGAAGGAAGTGGGTCTGAAGGGCGCGGTGTATGCCGATGCCGGCGGTCTCTACGATTATAAGGGGCCGACGAGCTGGACCACGACCAACGAGGTCAATGCACCCGGCTGTATCCCCTCGAGCATCAATCCGTCCAGCACCGGAACCTGTACCGGCCTCGTCTACGACGACAGCAAGGTGGTTCGGTCCTCGGTCGGTGTCGGCCTGATCTGGCAGTCGCCGTTCGGTCCGCTGCGCTTCGACTACGCCGTGCCGCTCAGCAAGGGCAAGTACGACCGCACGCAGGAGTTCCGGTTCGGCGGCGGCACCACGTTCTAG
- the lpxD gene encoding UDP-3-O-(3-hydroxymyristoyl)glucosamine N-acyltransferase yields MAQPIFFTKPPASALADIATLIQAQLVDPGRGGNVITGLASLDEAGPMHLAFFDNLKYADELKATKAGACLVSPRFEAQVPAHVAVLRVTQPFRAFVRLAREWHGDALRPQSWVGNDGIAPSAIIDPTARLEDGVIVDPLAVIGPDVEIGSGTVVGAGAVIGPGVKIGRDCNVGARTAIQCALIGNDVLIHPGCSIGQDGYGFIFFGPEGHLKVPQTGRVLIQNNVEVGAGTTIDRGSLRDTVIGEGTKIDNQVQIGHNVTIGRNCLLAAQIGLAGSLTIGDNVALGAKVGINNHLKIGDGAQVTAMSGVKDDIPAGGRWGGFFAKPTKQWFKEIIAVERLVRDSKADAKDEGRE; encoded by the coding sequence ATGGCGCAGCCGATCTTCTTCACAAAGCCGCCTGCCTCAGCCCTGGCTGACATCGCTACGCTGATTCAGGCGCAGCTGGTCGATCCGGGCAGAGGCGGTAACGTCATCACAGGCCTTGCTTCGCTCGACGAAGCGGGGCCGATGCATTTGGCGTTCTTCGACAATTTGAAATACGCCGACGAGCTCAAGGCGACCAAGGCCGGCGCGTGCCTGGTGAGCCCGCGCTTCGAGGCCCAGGTGCCCGCGCATGTGGCTGTGCTGCGGGTGACGCAACCGTTCCGGGCCTTCGTCAGGCTCGCGCGGGAATGGCACGGCGATGCGCTCAGGCCGCAATCCTGGGTCGGCAATGACGGTATCGCACCGTCCGCGATCATCGATCCCACGGCCCGGCTCGAGGACGGCGTGATCGTCGATCCCCTGGCGGTGATCGGCCCGGATGTCGAGATCGGCAGCGGCACGGTGGTCGGCGCCGGGGCGGTGATCGGTCCCGGGGTCAAGATCGGCCGGGACTGCAATGTCGGTGCCCGTACCGCCATCCAGTGCGCGCTGATCGGCAACGACGTGCTGATCCATCCCGGCTGCTCGATCGGCCAGGACGGTTACGGTTTCATCTTCTTCGGCCCCGAGGGCCATCTGAAGGTGCCGCAGACCGGCCGCGTGCTGATCCAGAACAATGTGGAGGTCGGCGCCGGCACCACCATCGATCGCGGATCCTTGCGCGACACCGTGATCGGGGAGGGCACCAAAATCGACAATCAGGTCCAGATCGGCCACAATGTGACCATCGGCCGGAATTGCCTGCTGGCGGCTCAGATCGGTCTCGCCGGCAGCCTGACCATCGGCGACAACGTTGCGCTGGGAGCCAAGGTTGGCATCAACAACCACCTCAAGATCGGAGATGGGGCCCAGGTCACCGCGATGAGCGGCGTCAAGGACGACATCCCGGCTGGCGGACGCTGGGGTGGCTTCTTTGCCAAACCGACCAAGCAGTGGTTCAAGGAGATCATCGCGGTGGAGCGCCTGGTGCGCGACAGCAAGGCCGATGCGAAGGACGAGGGACGGGAATGA
- the fabZ gene encoding 3-hydroxyacyl-ACP dehydratase FabZ, translating to MTAESPVKFELVDINAILQTLPHRFPMLLIDRVINIRADYSGIGIKNVTFNEPAFQGHFPERPVYPGVMMIEAMAQTAGVIGIKSVEGTEKPRAVYFLTIDKCKFRKPVLPGDTIEYHMRSVGRRKAMWWFHGDAKVNGQVVAEADVGAMLTD from the coding sequence ATGACGGCGGAATCACCTGTTAAGTTCGAGCTGGTGGATATCAACGCCATCCTCCAGACCCTGCCGCACCGCTTTCCGATGCTGTTGATCGACCGCGTGATCAACATCCGCGCCGACTACAGCGGCATCGGCATCAAGAACGTCACCTTCAACGAGCCGGCCTTCCAGGGGCATTTCCCGGAGCGCCCGGTCTATCCCGGCGTCATGATGATCGAGGCGATGGCGCAGACCGCTGGCGTGATCGGCATCAAGTCGGTCGAAGGCACGGAGAAACCGCGGGCGGTTTATTTCCTCACCATCGACAAGTGCAAGTTCCGCAAGCCCGTGCTGCCCGGCGACACCATCGAGTACCACATGCGCTCGGTCGGCCGCCGCAAGGCCATGTGGTGGTTTCACGGCGATGCCAAGGTCAACGGGCAGGTGGTTGCGGAAGCCGATGTCGGCGCGATGCTGACGGACTGA
- a CDS encoding KTSC domain-containing protein codes for MVRALAFLLVQLAAGPIVSEMVETGDRRPIDLATFECRDISRSTVLQRVCYDRAQHDLVVATGGFYARYCGVAAETVDRLLGAPSMGQFFNRHIRREAAGGRYDCNA; via the coding sequence GTGGTCAGGGCCCTGGCATTTCTGCTCGTACAGCTCGCAGCCGGACCGATCGTGTCCGAGATGGTCGAGACCGGCGATCGCCGCCCGATCGACCTCGCGACATTCGAGTGCCGCGACATCAGTCGCAGCACGGTGCTTCAACGTGTCTGCTACGACCGCGCGCAGCACGACCTCGTCGTCGCGACCGGCGGCTTCTATGCGCGCTATTGCGGCGTCGCGGCCGAGACGGTCGACCGCCTCCTGGGCGCGCCGTCCATGGGCCAGTTCTTCAACCGGCATATTAGGCGCGAGGCGGCCGGCGGCCGCTACGATTGCAACGCGTGA
- the lpxA gene encoding acyl-ACP--UDP-N-acetylglucosamine O-acyltransferase — protein MSTIDPTARVADGAVIGEGTEIGPYCIIGPHVVIGANCKLIGHVHITAQTTIGDDCTIYPFASLGTPPQSLSYRGELTQLKIGSGCTIRESVTMNAGTVAGGGVTTVGDRGYFMNCSHVGHDCHVGNDVIFATSATLGGHCEIGDFVFIGGLSAVHQFTRIGPQVMVGGVCGVRDDIIPFGLANGQYAVLEGLNLIGMKRRKFTKQRLATVRGFYQKLFHGPGTFAERLEASRPLAGEDPAIAEILDFIGKGKRPLCLPAIAK, from the coding sequence ATGAGCACAATTGATCCCACCGCACGGGTCGCGGACGGCGCCGTGATCGGCGAGGGCACCGAGATCGGACCCTATTGCATCATCGGCCCGCATGTCGTGATCGGCGCGAACTGCAAGCTGATCGGGCATGTGCACATCACCGCGCAGACCACGATCGGCGACGATTGCACCATCTACCCGTTCGCCTCACTCGGCACGCCGCCGCAGTCGCTCAGCTACCGGGGCGAGCTGACACAGCTCAAGATCGGTTCGGGCTGCACCATCCGCGAATCCGTGACCATGAACGCGGGGACCGTCGCCGGCGGCGGGGTCACCACGGTTGGCGACCGCGGCTATTTCATGAATTGCAGCCATGTCGGCCACGATTGCCATGTCGGCAATGACGTCATCTTCGCGACGTCGGCAACGCTCGGCGGTCATTGCGAGATCGGCGACTTCGTCTTCATCGGCGGGCTGTCCGCCGTGCATCAGTTTACCCGTATCGGGCCGCAGGTCATGGTCGGCGGGGTGTGCGGCGTGCGCGACGACATCATCCCGTTTGGCCTCGCCAACGGCCAATATGCGGTGCTGGAGGGCCTCAACCTGATCGGGATGAAGCGGCGCAAGTTCACCAAGCAGCGGCTGGCGACCGTGCGCGGGTTCTACCAAAAGCTCTTCCACGGCCCCGGCACCTTCGCCGAGCGACTGGAGGCATCAAGGCCGCTCGCGGGCGAGGATCCGGCGATCGCCGAGATCCTCGACTTCATCGGCAAGGGTAAGCGCCCGCTCTGTCTTCCTGCCATCGCGAAGTGA
- a CDS encoding LpxI family protein has product MTSAASETSSPVGIVAGGGAMPFAVADSLATRGITPVLFPLRGACDPARVEKFRHRWISVGQLGRAMRLFREEGCRDLIFIGTLVRPSLTEIRFDVTTLRLLGNVIRAFRGGDDHLLSGVGRILEQGGFRMVGIKDVAPDLLMPEGCISRAWPNDNSKTDIERGRAVLTALGPFDIGQAAVVIDGHVVAVEDIEGTDALLARVRRLREEGRIRAAAGRGVLVKAPKSGQDLRFDLPTIGPRTLEGVATAGLAGIAVIAGNTIAAEPQAMIALADAKYLFVIGLPA; this is encoded by the coding sequence ATGACATCGGCGGCTTCTGAGACGTCTTCGCCGGTCGGCATCGTCGCCGGCGGCGGCGCGATGCCGTTCGCGGTTGCGGACTCGCTTGCGACGCGCGGCATCACGCCGGTGCTGTTTCCGCTTCGGGGGGCCTGCGATCCGGCGCGGGTGGAGAAATTCCGCCACCGCTGGATTTCGGTCGGCCAGCTCGGCCGCGCGATGCGGCTGTTCCGCGAGGAGGGCTGCCGCGACCTGATCTTCATCGGCACGCTGGTGCGGCCCTCGTTGACCGAAATAAGGTTCGACGTCACGACGCTGCGCCTGCTCGGCAACGTCATCCGCGCCTTCCGCGGCGGCGACGATCATCTCTTGTCCGGTGTCGGCCGCATCCTTGAGCAGGGCGGCTTTCGCATGGTCGGCATCAAGGACGTCGCGCCCGATCTGCTGATGCCCGAGGGCTGCATCAGCCGCGCCTGGCCGAACGACAACAGCAAGACAGACATCGAGCGCGGCCGTGCGGTGCTGACCGCGCTCGGGCCGTTCGATATCGGCCAAGCCGCCGTTGTGATCGACGGACATGTCGTGGCGGTCGAGGACATCGAGGGCACCGACGCGCTGCTCGCGCGCGTCAGGCGGCTGCGCGAAGAGGGGCGCATCCGCGCCGCCGCGGGTCGCGGCGTGCTGGTGAAGGCGCCCAAGAGCGGCCAGGACCTGCGCTTCGATCTGCCGACGATCGGCCCGCGCACGCTCGAAGGTGTTGCCACCGCAGGTCTGGCCGGCATCGCCGTCATCGCCGGCAACACCATCGCCGCCGAGCCGCAGGCGATGATCGCGCTGGCCGACGCGAAATATCTCTTCGTCATTGGTCTGCCGGCGTGA
- the lpxB gene encoding lipid-A-disaccharide synthase — MMQSRDPKRKIFLIATEESGDRLGSALMKVLRQRLGDGVEFAGVGGRTMAREGMESLFPIEELSIVGFAAVVQQLPKILRLIRETADAVLEAAPDTLVIIDSPDFTHRVARRVRAKNPAIPVVDYVSPQLWAWRPGRARTMLGYVDHVLGLLPFEPEEYRKLGGPPCSYVGHPLVEQLSSLRPSAEEQARRNSEPPVLLVLPGSRRSEVRHHLEVFGATLGRLKAEGRAFELMLPTMPHLEATIREGIASWPVKPRIVTGENEKRAAFRIAHAALAKSGTVTLELALSGIPMVTAYRVGAIEAFILRRAIRVSSVILANLVIGRDVIPEYLQEECTPEKLALALHDVLTDSPLRRRQVDAFAQLDQIMSTGNKSPSVLAADIVLATMRKGRGVS, encoded by the coding sequence GTGATGCAGTCGCGCGATCCCAAGCGCAAGATATTCCTGATCGCCACCGAGGAATCCGGCGACCGGCTCGGCAGTGCCTTGATGAAGGTGCTGCGCCAGCGCCTCGGCGACGGCGTCGAATTCGCAGGCGTCGGCGGCCGCACCATGGCGCGCGAGGGGATGGAATCGCTGTTTCCGATCGAAGAGCTCTCGATCGTCGGCTTCGCCGCGGTCGTGCAGCAATTGCCGAAGATCCTGCGGCTGATCCGCGAGACGGCCGACGCCGTGCTGGAGGCCGCGCCGGACACGCTCGTCATCATCGACAGTCCCGATTTCACCCATCGCGTCGCCCGCCGCGTGCGCGCGAAGAATCCCGCGATCCCCGTCGTCGACTATGTCTCGCCGCAGCTGTGGGCATGGCGGCCGGGACGGGCGCGGACCATGCTCGGCTATGTCGACCACGTCCTTGGTCTCCTGCCGTTCGAGCCGGAGGAATACCGCAAGCTCGGCGGACCGCCGTGCAGCTATGTCGGCCATCCCTTAGTCGAGCAATTGTCCTCGCTGCGGCCGAGCGCCGAGGAGCAGGCGCGCCGTAACAGCGAGCCGCCGGTGCTGCTGGTGCTGCCCGGCAGCCGTCGCAGCGAGGTCAGGCATCATCTCGAAGTGTTCGGTGCAACGCTCGGCCGCCTGAAGGCGGAGGGGCGCGCGTTCGAGCTGATGCTGCCGACCATGCCGCACCTCGAAGCCACCATCCGTGAGGGCATCGCGAGCTGGCCGGTCAAGCCGAGAATCGTGACCGGCGAGAACGAGAAGCGCGCCGCCTTCCGCATCGCTCATGCGGCGCTGGCCAAATCCGGCACTGTGACGCTGGAGCTCGCGCTATCTGGCATTCCGATGGTGACGGCCTACCGCGTCGGCGCCATCGAGGCCTTCATTCTGCGCCGCGCGATCCGCGTCTCCTCGGTGATCCTCGCCAATCTCGTGATCGGAAGGGACGTCATTCCGGAGTACTTGCAGGAGGAGTGCACGCCGGAGAAGCTGGCGCTCGCGCTTCATGACGTGCTGACGGATTCTCCGCTGCGGCGGCGACAGGTCGACGCCTTCGCCCAGCTCGATCAGATCATGTCGACCGGCAACAAGTCACCGAGCGTGCTGGCGGCCGATATTGTGCTCGCCACGATGCGGAAAGGCAGGGGCGTGAGCTAA
- a CDS encoding SDR family NAD(P)-dependent oxidoreductase, whose translation MTKTTYSGLADRVVLITGGASGIGAAFVRAFAAQRARVAFLDIDQTAGRALVDEVAEATETTPLFVPCDLLDVDALRAGLAEIQRSLGDAAVLVNNAANDQRQVLAEVTPAEFDWMIGVNLKHVFFAAQAVVPQMQARGGGSIINMSSIAWMRGAPALPVYAAAKAAIVGFTNSLARSVGPDRIRVNAIAPGMVITERQRRLWYPDDRVIAEMRSRQAVPDAVTPEDIANMALFLASDESRRITGQCFRVDGGVA comes from the coding sequence CTCGCCGACCGCGTGGTGCTGATCACCGGCGGCGCCAGCGGCATCGGTGCCGCCTTCGTGCGCGCCTTCGCCGCCCAGCGCGCCCGGGTCGCTTTCCTCGATATCGACCAGACGGCGGGCAGAGCGCTGGTTGACGAGGTGGCTGAAGCTACCGAGACCACGCCGCTGTTCGTGCCCTGCGATCTGCTGGACGTCGACGCGTTGCGCGCCGGCTTGGCGGAGATCCAGCGATCGCTCGGTGACGCCGCGGTGCTCGTCAACAACGCCGCCAACGACCAGCGCCAGGTGCTGGCGGAGGTGACACCCGCCGAGTTCGACTGGATGATCGGCGTCAATCTCAAGCACGTCTTCTTCGCCGCGCAAGCGGTGGTGCCGCAGATGCAGGCGCGCGGCGGCGGCTCGATCATCAACATGTCCTCGATCGCCTGGATGCGCGGCGCGCCGGCGCTGCCGGTCTACGCCGCGGCGAAAGCGGCGATCGTCGGCTTCACCAATTCGCTGGCGCGGTCGGTCGGTCCCGACCGCATTCGCGTCAACGCGATCGCGCCGGGCATGGTGATCACCGAGCGCCAGCGCCGGCTGTGGTATCCGGACGATCGGGTCATCGCCGAGATGCGCTCGCGTCAGGCCGTTCCCGATGCCGTGACGCCCGAGGACATCGCCAACATGGCGCTGTTCCTCGCCTCCGACGAAAGCCGGCGCATCACTGGACAGTGTTTTCGGGTGGATGGCGGCGTTGCGTAG